Proteins from a genomic interval of Alosa alosa isolate M-15738 ecotype Scorff River chromosome 8, AALO_Geno_1.1, whole genome shotgun sequence:
- the napbb gene encoding N-ethylmaleimide-sensitive factor attachment protein, beta b produces MDNSGKEKEAIQLMAEADKKITKSGSFLGGMFGGGQNHKVEEACEMYCRAANMFKMAKNWSAAGKAFCKAARLHMQLQNKHDSATSFIDAGNAFKKVDPQEAINCLNAAIDIYTDMGRFTIAAKHHITIAEVYESELVDIEKSIAHFEQAADYYKGEESNSSANKCLLKVAAYSAQLEQYPKAIEIYEQVGSNTMDNPLLKYSAKEYFFKASLCHFIVDELNAKLAVEKYEEMFPAFSDSRECKLLKKLLDAHEEQNSEAFTEAVKEFDSISRLDQWQTTMLLRIKKTIQGDEGDLR; encoded by the exons ATGGATAACTCAGGCAAAGAGAAGGAGGCCATTCAGTTAATGGCCGAagctgacaaaaaaataacCAAATCCGGCTCATTCCTTGGAGGGATGTTTGG CGGTGGCCAAAACCATAAGGTAGAGGAGGCATGTGAAATGTACTGCCGGGCTGCCAACATGTTCAAGATGGCCAAGAACTGGAGTG ctgcAGGCAAGGCTTTCTGCAAGGCAGCCAGACTTCACATGCAGCTTCAGAACAAACACGACTCTGCAACTAGCTTTATAGATGCTGGCAATGCTTTCAAAAAGGTTGATCCACAAG AGGCAATCAACTGTTTAAACGCAGCGATcgacatatacacagacatg GGCAGATTCACCATCGCCGCAAAACACCACATCACCATCGCAGAGGTGTACGAGTCGGAGCTGGTGGACattgagaag TCTATCGCACATTTTGAACAGGCAGCAGACTACTACAAGGGCGAGGAGTCAAACAG CTCAGCCAATAAGTGTTTGCTGAAGGTGGCTGCGTACAGTGCCCAACTGGAGCAGTACCCCAAGGCCATTGAGATCTATGAACAG GTGGGGTCCAACACTATGGACAACCCCTTATTGAAATACAGCGCCAAAGAGTACTTCTTCAAGGCCTCCCTGTGCCATTTCATCGTGGATGAGCTCAACGCAAAG TTGGCCGTGGAGAAGTATGAGGAGATGTTTCCCGCTTTCTCAGACTCAAGAGAGTGCAAACTTCTCAAG AAACTTTTGGACGCTCATGAGGAGCAGAACAGTGAAGCCTTCACAGAAGCC gtgaaaGAGTTTGACTCAATCTCCCGTCTGGACCAGTGGCAGACCACCATGCTGCTCCGCATCAAGAAGACCATCCAGGGAGACGAGGGCGATCTCCGTTAA
- the gzf1 gene encoding LOW QUALITY PROTEIN: GDNF-inducible zinc finger protein 1 (The sequence of the model RefSeq protein was modified relative to this genomic sequence to represent the inferred CDS: inserted 2 bases in 1 codon): protein MSHEKVQIISLSHHQTLLEEMHQLRNLGHLCDITVQVDHKGDMREFEAHQVVLAASSGYFKSILVAEESVKKALLCDVPTAVFDAFLQYVYTGQIEGWRRRTQKRRKNDDEDAGKKSKDAGEKTKDTRKKSKDAGKDTRKKSKDAGEKSKDAGKDTRKKSKESKDAGRVGDESTELTAALLGIEQNDKRQLSEGQGGCLPRRNISAKTCNRSFLYEKSYLKHLSKTHGERAEVTYRCGTCQHVFANRSNLKIHEQHVHSEERCYLCDACGKGFKRRKDVRRHQKQVHEGGSQRHMCPTCGKALSSRTALKLHERTHTGYKPFECGECNAKFSQSSALKTHKRIHTGEKPFACDECDAKFTQNHMLLYHKRCHTGERPFMCEICGKNFASKKYLKHHTMLHSGYKPHKCEICERPFAQMNSLHQHMKTHTGERPYQCTECDKNFTQLXSYQRHQRIHTGEKPYMCTLCNRTFTDKSTMRRHALTHDKETPWRNFLKVLKDNVEDPSVKKPRVPVVKRMKSTPTEEPPTTPGRRKTRSQNTVMAETVTVPALDRPGTVTVASPTLEAALLAGEIQCVTVGETDLTEEAAGDGSGSSIQLDVTGDIREGETTGNMEAMEVTTCVISE from the exons ATGAGCCATGAGAAGGTACAGATCATATCTCTGTCCCACCACCAGACTCTCCTGGAGGAGATGCATCAGCTGAGAAACTTGGGCCACCTGTGTGACATAACTGTGCAGGTGGACCACAAGGGTGATATGAGGGAGTTTGAGGCCCACCAAGTGGTGCTAGCCGCATCAAGTGGCTACTTTAAAAGCATCCTCGTGGCAGAGGAATCTGTCAAAAAAGCGCTGTTGTGTGACGTGCCCACTGCCGTTTTCGATGCTTTCCTGCAGTACGTGTACACAGGTCAAATCGAG GGCTGGAGAAGACGCacacagaagaggagaaagaacgATGACGAGGACGCAGGAAAGAAGAGTAAGGATGCAGGGGAGAAGACTAAGGACACAAGGAAGAAGAGTAAGGATGCAGGGAAGGACACAAGGAAGAAGAGTAAGGATGCAGGGGAGAAGAGTAAGGATGCAGGGAAGGACACAAGGAAGAAGAGTAAGGAGAGTAAGGATGCAGGGAGA GTTGGGGATGAGAGCACAGAATTAACAGCAGCCCTACTGGGCATTGAACAGAACGACAAAAG ACAACTCTCAGAAGGACAAGGCGGGTGTCTCCCGCGGAGAAATATATCTGCGAAGACGTGCAATCGGTCCTTCCTGTACGAGAAGAGCTACCTGAAGCACCTGTCGAAGACCCACGGCGAGCGGGCCGAGGTGACGTACCGCTGCGGCACGTGCCAGCACGTCTTTGCCAACCGCAGCAACCTCAAGATCCACGAGCAGCACGTGCACAGCGAGGAGCGTTGCTACCTGTGCGACGCCTGTGGCAAGGGGTTCAAGCGCAGGAAGGACGTGCGGCGGCACCAGAAGCAGGTGCACGAGGGCGGCAGCCAGCGCCACATGTGTCCCACGTGCGGCAAGGCGCTGAGCTCGCGCACGGCCCTCAAGCTGCACGAGCGCACGCACACCGGCTACAAGCCCTTCGAGTGCGGCGAGTGCAACGCCAAGTTCTCACAGAGCTCCGCACTCAAGACGCACAAGAG GAtccacactggagagaagccattTGCCTGCGACGAATGTGACGCCAAATTCACCCagaaccacatgttgctttacCACAAGCGCTGCCACACAG gtgAGAGGCCCTTTATGTGTGAGATCTGTGGGAAGAACTTTGCTTCTAAGAAGTACCTGAAGCACCACACCATGCTTCATTCAGGCTACAAACCGCACAAGTGCGAGATCTGTGAAAGACCCTTCGCCCAGATGAACTCCTTACACcagcacatgaaaacacacacag GAGAGCGTCCATACCAATGCACGGAATGCGATAAGAATTTCACGCAGCT AAGCTACCAGAGACACCAGCGCATCCACACGGGAGAGAAGCCGTACATGTGCACACTCTGCAACCGCACCTTCACCGACAAGTCCACCATGCGTCGGCACGCCCTG ACTCACGACAAGGAGACGCCATGGAggaacttcctgaaggtgctgAAGGACAACGTGGAAGACCCAAGCGTCAAGAAGCCCCGGGTGCCTGTCGTGAAGAGGATGAAGAGCACCCCCACAGAGGAGCCCCCCACCACGCCAGGTCGCCGCAAGACCAGGTCCCAGAACACCGTGATGGCGGAGACCGTGACGGTGCCCGCACTGGACCGTCCGGGGACAGTCACGGTCGCGTCGCCGACCCTGGAGGCGGCGTTGTTAGCCGGGGAGATCCAGTGTGTGACGGTGGGGGAGACGGACCTGACGGAGGAGGCTGCGGGCGACGGCTCGGGCTCTAGCATCCAATTGGACGTGACGGGGGACATCAGGGAGGGTGAGACCACGGGAAACATGGAGGCCATGGAGGTGACAACGTGCGTCATCTCTGAGTAG